From Vicinamibacterales bacterium, a single genomic window includes:
- a CDS encoding ATP-binding protein, which produces MEPSDRRRRLAWLIAIRAAISAVLLGSGVLIEINAPGVLPLTPFYLLIGLTFGFTALYAFALPYADHWLWMADAQLVGDAFVVSGFIAVTGGVTSYFSLLYVLPIIAASTVQGRRGAVTISVLSSLIYVGLVAAQYHGGFNAMSAWFPQPPELPPTRVAEYTVAINVFAFVAVASLSGSLAERLKRAGARLERASTEIANLQAFNQDVIDSLMSGLVSIDVAGRILSFNHAAEKITGQSYESVVGRAAADVLHLPDAVRSALTNDLDGERTRRAEFPYPMPTGGTIEIGLVVAHLLAPGGRMGYLLTFQDITDVRRLERDARVKQRLAAVGEMAAGIAHEIRNPLASMAGSIQVLREELSLNEDQAQLMDIVLRESKRLNETIRSFLAYARPQRAAVERLDLRKTVADTALLLRNSTEVLACHAIDVDVAADPVWFDADEGQIRQIVWNLATNGLRAMPSGGRLRLAVLAALPPSATSSSPADRYGAAVLEIEDEGVGIPPEELDGIFQPFHGTFGRGSGLGLAIVYRIVTDYNGEIDVTSTVGRGTRFRVVLGAPAAGLGG; this is translated from the coding sequence ATGGAACCCTCCGATAGGCGCCGCCGGCTCGCCTGGCTGATCGCCATCCGGGCGGCGATCAGTGCGGTCCTGCTCGGGTCGGGCGTGCTGATTGAAATCAACGCGCCGGGCGTCCTGCCGCTCACGCCGTTCTACCTGCTGATCGGCCTCACCTTCGGTTTCACGGCGCTCTACGCCTTCGCGTTGCCGTACGCGGATCACTGGCTCTGGATGGCCGACGCGCAGTTGGTGGGCGATGCCTTCGTCGTCTCGGGATTCATCGCCGTCACGGGCGGGGTGACGAGCTACTTCTCGCTGCTCTACGTGCTGCCGATCATTGCCGCCAGCACCGTGCAGGGACGGCGCGGCGCCGTGACGATCAGCGTGCTGTCCTCGCTGATCTATGTCGGCCTCGTCGCCGCACAGTACCATGGCGGGTTCAACGCGATGTCCGCGTGGTTTCCGCAGCCGCCCGAGCTGCCGCCGACGCGTGTCGCCGAGTACACGGTGGCCATCAACGTCTTCGCCTTCGTGGCGGTCGCGAGTCTGTCCGGCTCGCTGGCCGAGCGGCTCAAACGGGCCGGGGCGCGCCTCGAGCGCGCGTCCACCGAGATTGCGAACCTCCAGGCGTTCAACCAGGACGTCATCGACAGCCTGATGAGCGGCCTCGTCAGCATCGATGTTGCGGGCCGAATCCTGTCGTTCAACCACGCGGCCGAGAAGATTACCGGGCAGTCGTACGAGTCGGTCGTCGGCCGCGCTGCCGCCGATGTCCTCCATCTTCCCGACGCTGTGAGGAGCGCGTTGACGAACGACCTCGACGGGGAGCGGACGCGGCGCGCCGAATTTCCCTATCCGATGCCGACCGGAGGGACGATCGAGATCGGCCTCGTGGTCGCTCACCTTCTCGCGCCAGGCGGCCGAATGGGCTACCTGCTCACCTTCCAGGACATCACCGACGTGAGGCGGCTGGAGCGAGATGCGCGGGTCAAGCAGCGGCTCGCGGCGGTTGGCGAGATGGCCGCCGGCATTGCCCACGAGATTCGCAACCCGCTCGCGTCGATGGCCGGATCCATCCAGGTCCTGCGTGAGGAGTTGTCGCTGAACGAGGACCAGGCACAGTTGATGGACATCGTGCTCCGGGAGTCGAAGCGGCTCAACGAGACGATCCGGAGTTTCCTCGCCTACGCGCGGCCGCAGCGCGCCGCGGTCGAGCGTCTCGACCTGCGAAAGACCGTGGCCGACACGGCCCTGCTGCTCAGGAACAGCACCGAAGTGTTGGCGTGCCACGCGATCGACGTGGACGTGGCGGCCGACCCGGTCTGGTTCGACGCGGACGAAGGGCAGATACGACAGATCGTCTGGAACCTGGCCACCAATGGCCTGCGCGCGATGCCGTCCGGCGGCCGACTCCGCCTCGCGGTGCTGGCCGCCCTCCCGCCTTCGGCTACCAGTTCGTCGCCCGCCGACCGGTACGGAGCCGCCGTCCTGGAGATCGAGGATGAGGGGGTCGGCATCCCTCCCGAGGAGCTCGACGGAATCTTCCAGCCGTTTCACGGCACCTTCGGCCGCGGCAGCGGCCTTGGCCTCGCCATCGTCTATCGCATCGTCACCGACTACAACGGCGAGATCGATGTCACCTCGACCGTGGGGCGTGGGACGAGGTTCAGGGTGGTGCTGGGGGCTCCCGCAGCCGGGCTCGGCGGATAG
- a CDS encoding sigma-54 dependent transcriptional regulator: MTETPRLLLVDDEPSIRQLLLYRLRREGYEVLLAANGREAIKTLEAGGIDLLISDIRMPDMNGVEVLRAAKQLDPDILGIVITAFASKETSVEALRLGASNYVEKGGPEFPAEVVEVVRKALEQRQLRRERRELQQENLLLKRTLGTAHQFCNIIGRSDSMVAVFRLIETVAGTTSTIIVTGESGTGKELVARAIHFNSPRRDRPFLALNCGALPENLLESELFGHVRGAFTGAAVNKKGLIEVAERGTVFLDEIAEMTPMMQVKLLRVLQERRFRRVGGLDEIEADIRIIAATNQDLQKAVAEGRFREDLFYRINVIPIHLPPLRERREDVVLLAEHFLGRFRDQMGKKITGISRESMQLLENYHWPGNIRELENVVERAVALEQTPVVLPDSLPLAVRQMAPKSTSLVDLPDSGFHLEDYVQQVERGYLSEALRRAGGVQSRAAEILGMSFRSFRYYAKKYQLK; this comes from the coding sequence ATGACCGAAACCCCGCGCCTGCTCCTCGTCGACGACGAACCCTCCATTCGGCAGCTGTTGCTGTATCGGTTGCGAAGGGAGGGGTACGAGGTGTTGCTCGCGGCCAACGGGCGGGAGGCGATCAAGACGCTCGAGGCCGGCGGGATCGATCTGCTGATCTCGGATATCCGGATGCCGGACATGAACGGCGTCGAGGTCCTGCGGGCGGCCAAGCAGCTCGACCCGGACATCCTCGGTATCGTCATCACCGCGTTCGCGTCGAAGGAGACCTCGGTCGAGGCGCTGCGCCTGGGTGCGTCGAACTACGTCGAGAAGGGCGGCCCGGAGTTTCCGGCGGAGGTCGTCGAGGTTGTCCGGAAGGCGCTCGAGCAGCGGCAGCTCCGGCGCGAGCGGCGCGAGCTGCAGCAGGAGAACCTGCTGCTCAAGCGCACGCTCGGCACCGCGCACCAGTTCTGCAACATCATCGGCCGCAGCGACTCGATGGTGGCGGTATTCCGCCTGATCGAGACCGTGGCGGGGACGACGAGCACCATCATCGTGACCGGCGAGTCGGGCACGGGCAAGGAACTGGTGGCGCGGGCCATCCATTTCAATTCGCCGCGTCGCGACCGGCCGTTCCTCGCGCTCAACTGCGGCGCGCTGCCCGAGAACCTCCTCGAGTCGGAGCTGTTCGGCCACGTGCGGGGGGCGTTCACCGGGGCGGCGGTGAACAAGAAGGGCCTCATCGAGGTGGCGGAGCGGGGCACGGTGTTCCTCGACGAGATCGCCGAGATGACGCCGATGATGCAGGTGAAGCTGCTTCGCGTGTTGCAGGAGCGGCGCTTCCGCCGGGTCGGCGGCCTCGACGAGATCGAAGCCGACATCCGCATCATCGCTGCGACCAACCAGGATCTGCAGAAGGCCGTCGCGGAAGGCCGCTTCCGCGAGGATCTCTTCTACCGGATCAACGTGATCCCGATCCACCTGCCGCCGCTTCGCGAGCGCCGGGAAGACGTGGTGCTGCTCGCCGAGCACTTCCTCGGCCGGTTCCGCGACCAGATGGGGAAGAAGATCACGGGGATCTCGCGCGAGTCGATGCAACTGCTCGAGAACTACCACTGGCCCGGCAACATCCGCGAACTCGAGAACGTCGTCGAGCGGGCGGTGGCGCTCGAGCAGACACCCGTCGTGCTGCCGGACAGCCTGCCGCTCGCCGTGCGCCAGATGGCGCCGAAGAGCACGTCGCTCGTCGACCTGCCCGACAGCGGGTTCCACCTCGAGGACTACGTCCAGCAGGTTGAGCGCGGCTACCTGTCGGAGGCCCTGCGCCGCGCCGGTGGCGTCCAGTCCCGCGCCGCCGAGATCCTGGGTATGAGTTTCCGGTCGTTCCGGTACTACGCCAAGAAGTACCAGCTGAAATAG
- a CDS encoding prepilin-type N-terminal cleavage/methylation domain-containing protein yields the protein MKTRRNEGFTLIELLIVVAIIGIIAAIAVPGLMRARMSGNEASAIGSLRAINSAQSTFSSSCAQGNFAVDLATLVLGAGGSGAGFISPDLNANGVLKSGYLITVGAGGAATSTATACNGTAGNAAGYAAWADAQSTSTGTRYFGTNTTGTIWQGTASLSGIQASTAPSGGVPIQ from the coding sequence ATGAAGACACGCAGGAACGAAGGCTTCACCCTCATCGAGCTGCTGATCGTCGTCGCGATCATCGGTATCATCGCAGCCATCGCTGTGCCGGGCCTGATGCGCGCACGCATGTCGGGCAACGAGGCGTCGGCAATCGGGTCGCTGCGCGCCATCAACAGCGCCCAGTCCACGTTCTCCTCCTCGTGCGCGCAGGGCAACTTCGCGGTCGATCTGGCGACGCTCGTCCTCGGGGCTGGCGGTTCGGGTGCCGGCTTCATCAGTCCTGACCTGAATGCGAACGGCGTCCTGAAGAGCGGCTACCTGATCACCGTCGGCGCGGGCGGCGCGGCGACGAGCACGGCGACGGCGTGCAACGGCACCGCGGGCAACGCGGCCGGCTACGCGGCGTGGGCGGATGCGCAGAGCACCTCGACCGGCACGCGGTACTTCGGCACCAACACCACCGGCACGATTTGGCAGGGCACGGCGTCGCTGAGCGGCATCCAGGCGTCGACGGCTCCGTCGGGCGGCGTGCCGATTCAGTAG
- a CDS encoding prepilin-type N-terminal cleavage/methylation domain-containing protein encodes MRTRRNEGFTLIELLIVVAIIGIIAAIAVPGLMRARMSGNEASAIGSLRAINSAQSTFSSSCAQGNYAVNLSTLVLGAGGSGAGFISPDLNTNGVVKSGYLITVGAGGAATSTATACNGTAGNAAGYAAWADAQSSSTGTRYFGTNTTGTIWQGTASLSGIQASTAPSGGTPIQ; translated from the coding sequence ATGAGAACCCGCAGGAACGAAGGCTTCACACTCATCGAGCTGCTGATCGTCGTCGCGATCATCGGTATCATCGCAGCCATCGCAGTGCCGGGCCTGATGCGCGCGCGCATGTCGGGCAACGAGGCGTCGGCGATCGGGTCGCTTCGCGCGATCAACAGCGCGCAGTCCACGTTCTCCTCCTCGTGCGCGCAGGGCAACTACGCCGTCAATCTGTCGACGCTGGTGCTCGGTGCGGGCGGCTCGGGCGCTGGCTTCATCAGCCCTGACCTGAACACGAACGGCGTGGTCAAGAGCGGCTACCTGATCACCGTCGGCGCGGGCGGCGCGGCGACGAGCACGGCGACGGCGTGCAACGGCACCGCGGGCAACGCGGCCGGCTACGCGGCGTGGGCGGATGCGCAGAGCAGCTCGACCGGCACGCGGTACTTCGGCACCAACACCACCGGCACGATTTGGCAGGGCACGGCGTCGCTGAGCGGGATCCAGGCGTCGACGGCTCCGTCGGGCGGCACGCCGATTCAGTAG
- a CDS encoding YfhO family protein, which yields MASPPVRTPPPAVSDRSAPAAPAHRLRGWWAMLAVAVATVPVAGVFSLHRVFHVRDLCLFFWGRHIWFRRSLLSGEWPLWDPYMGAGQSAVADALNQMFLLPVLALRLIGSEIVGFNLWVALPFPIAALGAYVFLRWRFSAQASALGAIAFSVCGPVISTGNFPNLSWSVAAMPWVFWAADRVLAGGGMRAVAGLAVTLAFQALAGEPVSLTATGGLVLLYALWVGSGEGDRSMAVRFRGLAGVTAGLALGLMGAAIQLLPLSAAVRDSWRVYGAGKDFWALHPLALAEMVSPHLFGDYFTSSYFAVLPWMPPLNSGRDPFFFSIYFGTALIALAVFGAVAGWRRSWSGFWVTMSVVAVFAAFGPHTPFYPFVREHVPVVASFRFPVKYLLVVALALAALAASGWDALRGEERRTAAPRRYRCAQISGVVVAVILAGAAYVLSGACVYFPEAAGRAFLRLAAYVGVFDAVDGADYLLKTLPAAASRVMLFSLGAALFLGVASTRRREARFSQVTLFALIGVELVAAAWGINPTFDAVHYRQPDWITATRGNEQSRFYFGGKVDGTVDMRDLDAPQNFVRPFDMSPLDGRGALSVQTVFVPAAWRAREMLSYDLAVLWPRPFELVVSRFRQSDRATRDRFLWRSGVRYRIVPTRIGGSRPAVPIKYFNDLRLFDWGPVFPRVSVVPTATVVPDVREQVAQLFSPTFDPAHTVALTTPAQELWGRPGPPVEASARVVGESANEVTVEAGVPAAGGYLLMLDSFSPGWRVTVDGASGTLYRANALFRSVRLAPGRHIVHFRYLPESFVVGAAVSAVALIVVVLLLRVGRRRVM from the coding sequence ATGGCCTCACCACCCGTCCGCACGCCCCCCCCCGCGGTGTCGGACCGGTCCGCGCCGGCGGCGCCAGCGCACCGCCTGCGGGGCTGGTGGGCGATGCTCGCAGTGGCCGTCGCCACGGTGCCCGTGGCGGGCGTCTTCTCCCTGCACCGCGTCTTTCACGTCCGCGACCTCTGCCTCTTCTTCTGGGGTCGCCACATCTGGTTCCGGCGCAGTCTGCTGTCTGGCGAATGGCCCCTGTGGGATCCCTACATGGGGGCAGGGCAGTCGGCGGTTGCAGACGCGCTCAACCAGATGTTCCTCCTGCCCGTGCTGGCTCTGCGGCTGATCGGCAGCGAAATCGTGGGCTTCAATCTGTGGGTGGCGCTGCCGTTTCCGATCGCGGCGCTTGGAGCGTACGTCTTCCTCCGTTGGCGGTTCTCGGCGCAGGCTTCGGCGCTTGGCGCCATCGCGTTCTCGGTGTGCGGTCCGGTGATCTCGACGGGGAATTTTCCGAACCTGTCGTGGTCCGTCGCGGCGATGCCGTGGGTCTTCTGGGCAGCGGACCGTGTGCTGGCGGGCGGCGGGATGCGGGCCGTCGCGGGGCTGGCCGTCACCCTGGCCTTCCAGGCGCTGGCTGGCGAGCCGGTATCACTGACGGCCACGGGCGGCCTGGTCCTGTTGTACGCGCTCTGGGTGGGATCGGGCGAAGGTGATCGATCCATGGCCGTGCGGTTCCGCGGTCTGGCTGGTGTGACGGCGGGGCTGGCGCTCGGACTGATGGGCGCGGCGATCCAGTTGCTGCCGCTGTCGGCCGCCGTCCGTGACTCGTGGCGGGTCTACGGGGCCGGCAAGGACTTCTGGGCGCTGCATCCGCTCGCGCTGGCGGAAATGGTCTCGCCGCACCTGTTCGGCGACTACTTCACGAGCTCGTACTTCGCGGTGCTGCCCTGGATGCCGCCGCTCAACAGTGGTCGCGATCCGTTCTTCTTCTCGATCTACTTCGGCACGGCGTTGATCGCGCTCGCGGTGTTCGGGGCCGTGGCCGGCTGGCGCCGCTCCTGGTCCGGCTTCTGGGTGACGATGAGCGTCGTCGCGGTGTTTGCGGCGTTCGGGCCCCACACGCCGTTCTACCCGTTCGTGCGCGAGCACGTGCCCGTGGTCGCGTCGTTCCGCTTCCCGGTCAAGTATCTCCTCGTCGTGGCGCTCGCGCTGGCGGCGCTTGCCGCGTCGGGCTGGGACGCCCTGCGCGGGGAGGAGCGCCGGACGGCGGCCCCGCGCCGCTACCGATGTGCGCAGATCAGCGGTGTTGTGGTTGCGGTGATCCTGGCCGGCGCGGCGTACGTCCTCTCGGGTGCGTGCGTGTACTTCCCGGAGGCCGCCGGTCGTGCCTTCCTGCGCCTGGCCGCGTACGTCGGTGTGTTCGACGCCGTCGATGGCGCGGACTACCTGCTCAAGACACTGCCGGCAGCCGCGAGTCGTGTGATGCTGTTCTCGCTCGGCGCGGCGCTCTTCCTCGGCGTCGCGTCCACCCGTCGCCGCGAAGCCCGCTTCTCGCAGGTGACGCTGTTCGCCCTCATCGGCGTCGAGTTGGTCGCCGCTGCGTGGGGCATCAACCCGACGTTCGACGCCGTCCACTATCGCCAGCCCGATTGGATCACCGCGACGCGCGGGAACGAGCAGAGCCGCTTCTACTTCGGCGGCAAGGTGGACGGCACCGTGGACATGCGGGATCTGGATGCACCCCAGAACTTCGTTCGGCCGTTCGACATGTCGCCGCTCGACGGCCGCGGCGCGCTGTCGGTGCAGACGGTCTTCGTGCCCGCGGCCTGGCGTGCGCGCGAGATGCTGTCCTACGACCTCGCCGTTCTCTGGCCGCGCCCGTTCGAGTTGGTGGTGTCCCGTTTCCGTCAATCGGACCGCGCGACCCGAGACCGGTTTCTGTGGCGGTCGGGCGTGCGGTACCGCATCGTGCCCACGCGGATTGGCGGTAGCCGGCCAGCGGTGCCAATCAAGTACTTCAACGACCTGAGGCTGTTCGACTGGGGGCCCGTGTTCCCTCGCGTCAGCGTCGTACCGACGGCGACCGTCGTGCCGGACGTGCGCGAGCAGGTCGCGCAGTTGTTCAGCCCGACGTTCGATCCCGCGCACACCGTGGCCCTCACCACGCCCGCACAGGAGCTCTGGGGACGGCCGGGGCCGCCCGTCGAGGCCTCCGCTCGCGTCGTTGGCGAGTCAGCCAACGAAGTCACGGTCGAAGCTGGTGTGCCTGCGGCTGGCGGGTATCTGCTGATGCTCGATTCGTTCTCGCCCGGCTGGCGGGTCACGGTGGATGGTGCATCCGGGACGCTCTACCGCGCGAACGCGCTCTTCCGCTCGGTCCGCCTCGCGCCCGGGCGGCACATCGTCCACTTCCGGTATCTGCCGGAATCGTTCGTCGTCGGGGCCGCGGTGTCGGCGGTCGCGCTGATCGTTGTGGTTCTGCTGCTACGCGTCGGTCGCCGACGCGTGATGTGA
- a CDS encoding glycosyltransferase family 39 protein encodes MGGRWLSVPLLSALWPIAACVVALAAFNAIGDTFLASYVLDLGSLGLPNIRHTCFLFYWTLLGSLAAFFLIVGLKRLLALAPAGAAATGDERAASRWTWIGITMAAAFAIAWAVRTFVLRGAALTDDESAYRFTAQLLATGRLWTPSHPLKAFFDRAFMINDGKFYGQYFVGWSALMVPGVYVGATGYMNAVYSALTVPALYSVVRRLAGSAAGRVATLLYLASPMLMVGAATEMAHQSCMMALAWSIYFLLRAQEEPAAWWTHAGVAFFFSLAFMVRPISALGVGLPVVIWWLVALTRWPANTRRVALLSFAAPTLVMAALFLGVNVAQNGSPFVASYARLQDYMREVNYRNVGWSPQSPPLALRDYILPNREVGRALAATTVALVRLVFDLFGSPLCVVLVGLAWAVRSARLAWLSALSYVLVHFFLSEAGIDSYGPVHFYEMSLPLLLLCGIGFARLVVLVGEWRPAAPASWPLAIVASLVLVSLVGFAPVRLDALKRIASNVNAPADAVREARISNAVIFTTGFFAPQECITPTRHFVLFRPNNDPDLKNDVLWVNHLGWEQDHQLMRYFPDRVGYLLTWSGCRAQLMKL; translated from the coding sequence ATGGGCGGACGCTGGCTATCGGTACCCCTGCTGAGTGCCCTGTGGCCGATCGCGGCGTGCGTAGTCGCGCTGGCCGCGTTCAACGCCATTGGCGACACGTTCCTGGCTTCCTACGTTCTTGACTTGGGGTCCTTGGGGCTCCCCAACATCAGGCATACCTGCTTCTTGTTCTATTGGACCCTCCTCGGTTCGCTCGCGGCATTCTTTCTGATCGTGGGCCTGAAGCGGCTCCTCGCCCTGGCGCCCGCTGGCGCCGCAGCGACCGGCGATGAGCGGGCCGCGAGCCGGTGGACCTGGATCGGGATCACCATGGCGGCTGCGTTTGCGATCGCGTGGGCTGTCCGGACATTCGTGCTTCGCGGCGCCGCCCTGACCGACGACGAGAGTGCATACCGGTTCACGGCGCAACTCCTGGCAACGGGACGGCTGTGGACCCCGTCGCACCCGTTGAAGGCCTTCTTCGACCGCGCGTTCATGATCAACGACGGCAAGTTCTACGGTCAGTACTTCGTCGGTTGGTCGGCGCTGATGGTCCCCGGGGTGTACGTGGGTGCGACGGGCTACATGAACGCCGTGTACTCGGCGTTGACCGTGCCCGCGCTGTACTCGGTCGTGCGACGCCTGGCCGGGTCGGCTGCCGGCCGCGTGGCCACGCTCCTGTATCTCGCCTCCCCGATGCTCATGGTCGGCGCCGCCACGGAAATGGCGCACCAGTCGTGCATGATGGCCCTGGCGTGGTCGATCTACTTCCTGCTGCGCGCACAGGAAGAGCCCGCTGCCTGGTGGACGCACGCGGGCGTCGCCTTCTTCTTCAGCCTCGCATTCATGGTGCGCCCCATCTCGGCGCTCGGCGTCGGACTGCCGGTCGTCATCTGGTGGCTCGTCGCGCTCACGCGATGGCCCGCCAACACGCGGCGCGTGGCGCTCCTGTCCTTCGCCGCCCCGACACTGGTCATGGCCGCGCTGTTCCTCGGCGTCAACGTGGCGCAGAACGGCTCACCCTTCGTGGCCTCCTACGCGCGGTTGCAGGACTACATGCGAGAAGTCAACTATCGAAATGTCGGCTGGTCGCCTCAGAGTCCGCCGCTCGCGCTGCGAGACTACATCCTCCCGAACCGTGAGGTCGGGCGGGCACTGGCGGCGACGACGGTCGCGCTGGTGCGGCTGGTGTTCGACCTGTTCGGGTCGCCCCTGTGCGTGGTGCTCGTTGGCCTCGCATGGGCGGTGCGATCGGCACGGCTGGCGTGGCTGTCCGCGCTGAGCTACGTCCTCGTCCACTTCTTCCTCAGCGAAGCCGGTATCGACAGCTACGGGCCGGTCCACTTCTACGAGATGTCGCTGCCGCTGCTGCTGCTCTGCGGGATCGGGTTCGCGCGGCTGGTCGTGCTCGTGGGCGAGTGGCGCCCGGCCGCCCCGGCGTCGTGGCCGCTGGCCATCGTGGCCTCGCTGGTGCTCGTGTCGCTCGTCGGGTTCGCTCCCGTCCGGCTGGACGCGCTGAAGCGGATCGCGTCCAATGTCAACGCACCGGCCGACGCCGTCCGCGAGGCGAGGATCTCGAACGCGGTCATCTTCACGACCGGCTTCTTCGCGCCCCAGGAATGCATCACGCCGACGCGACACTTCGTCCTCTTCCGCCCGAACAACGATCCGGACCTGAAGAACGACGTGCTCTGGGTGAACCACCTCGGGTGGGAGCAGGATCACCAGCTGATGCGGTATTTCCCCGACCGGGTGGGATACCTTCTGACGTGGAGCGGATGCCGGGCTCAGCTGATGAAACTGTAA
- a CDS encoding glycosyltransferase family 4 protein — protein MRIALVTSYMPPHLGGIETIAQHLFDGYTARGHQVRWLTSRVPRGLPEREGTIVRTACLNFAEDWFGIPVPIWGPGAIRELRALVEWADGVHVLECLYVTSALAVAASRARRRPVLLSQNIGFIPYKRAWVRALEQIAYQTIGRAVLRGASHVVLATPTAEAWVRGMFGGQAPRWTSSFPIGIDTEDLRPPTASARAAARAALGVAGDRPVALFAGRLVEKKSVPLVIAAASLATEFDVLVAGDGPLRGLLRHVSPNLRWLGSVDARAMRDLYAAADLVLLPSRGEGLPLVVQEAMSCALPCVVSDDEVYVEPLRIAGACVTSARTPTALHAAMRHALDCRATLGAAARVFAEANWTRDVMIARCEALFETLG, from the coding sequence ATGCGTATCGCCCTGGTCACGAGTTACATGCCGCCCCATTTGGGCGGCATCGAGACAATCGCGCAGCACCTGTTCGACGGCTACACTGCACGCGGGCACCAGGTCCGGTGGTTGACGAGCCGCGTGCCGCGCGGCCTGCCGGAGCGCGAGGGCACGATCGTTCGCACAGCCTGTCTCAACTTCGCCGAGGACTGGTTCGGGATCCCGGTGCCCATCTGGGGACCGGGAGCCATCCGGGAGTTGCGGGCGCTCGTCGAGTGGGCCGACGGCGTTCACGTGCTCGAGTGCCTGTACGTGACCAGCGCGCTCGCGGTGGCCGCCTCGCGGGCGAGGCGCCGGCCGGTCCTGCTCTCGCAGAACATCGGGTTCATTCCGTACAAGCGCGCGTGGGTTCGCGCGCTCGAACAGATCGCCTACCAGACGATTGGCCGTGCGGTCCTGCGCGGGGCGTCGCACGTGGTGCTCGCGACGCCAACGGCGGAGGCGTGGGTGCGAGGGATGTTCGGCGGGCAGGCGCCTCGGTGGACGTCGAGTTTTCCAATCGGGATCGACACCGAAGACCTGCGACCGCCGACGGCGTCGGCGCGCGCGGCCGCGCGCGCCGCGCTCGGCGTGGCTGGCGACAGGCCTGTCGCGTTGTTCGCGGGCCGGCTGGTGGAGAAGAAGTCCGTGCCGCTCGTGATAGCAGCTGCATCACTGGCGACCGAGTTCGATGTCCTTGTCGCCGGCGACGGCCCGCTGCGCGGCCTGCTTCGTCACGTCAGCCCGAATCTGAGGTGGCTCGGATCCGTGGACGCTCGCGCCATGCGTGACTTGTATGCGGCCGCCGACCTGGTGCTGCTGCCTTCTCGTGGCGAAGGCCTGCCCCTGGTCGTCCAGGAGGCCATGAGCTGCGCGCTTCCGTGCGTGGTTTCAGACGACGAGGTGTACGTCGAACCGCTCCGGATCGCTGGCGCGTGCGTCACGTCCGCCCGCACGCCGACCGCACTTCACGCCGCGATGCGGCACGCGCTCGACTGTCGTGCGACGCTCGGTGCCGCTGCACGTGTGTTCGCCGAGGCGAACTGGACCCGAGACGTGATGATCGCACGCTGTGAGGCCCTCTTCGAGACACTCGGCTGA
- a CDS encoding class I SAM-dependent methyltransferase, producing MRPPAQQGRRRLAHGRSTPLDPAWLIERHLNADVARELAAHGHGVVVDVGCGGRPYEAFVPPDGRYVGLDLTPTLGSRPDCWARADALPVADATATLVLCTQVLEHLPNPEECVAEMARVLATGGHLVLTAPQAWNLHEAPHDYFRFTRYGLTALCARSGLEVVDVRPQGGFGALLGLSILMFVGAKTLGRDSLPAENEPRSWLANVLRWPLALHNLAFAVLDGWVGRGAGAGAFAVNHIVVARKN from the coding sequence GTGAGGCCTCCAGCGCAGCAGGGTCGCCGTCGCCTCGCGCACGGGCGGTCCACGCCGCTCGATCCGGCCTGGCTCATCGAGCGCCACCTCAATGCCGACGTCGCCCGCGAGCTCGCGGCGCACGGTCACGGGGTTGTCGTCGACGTCGGCTGCGGCGGACGCCCGTACGAGGCGTTCGTCCCTCCTGACGGCCGCTATGTCGGGCTCGACCTGACCCCGACCCTCGGGAGTCGCCCCGATTGCTGGGCGCGCGCCGACGCCCTCCCGGTCGCGGACGCCACCGCTACGCTCGTGCTGTGCACACAGGTGCTCGAGCACCTCCCAAATCCTGAGGAGTGCGTGGCCGAGATGGCGCGGGTACTCGCGACCGGTGGCCATCTCGTGCTCACGGCGCCGCAGGCGTGGAATCTCCACGAGGCCCCCCACGACTACTTCAGATTCACACGATACGGGCTGACGGCCCTCTGCGCTCGCTCCGGCCTCGAGGTCGTGGACGTGCGGCCGCAGGGCGGATTCGGCGCGCTGCTCGGGCTTTCGATCCTGATGTTCGTCGGGGCCAAGACCCTCGGTCGCGACAGCCTGCCTGCGGAGAACGAGCCACGCTCGTGGCTGGCGAACGTGCTCCGGTGGCCGCTGGCCCTGCACAACCTCGCCTTCGCCGTGCTCGACGGCTGGGTCGGGCGCGGCGCGGGCGCAGGCGCGTTTGCGGTCAATCACATCGTGGTGGCCAGGAAGAACTGA